From a region of the Thermus caldilimi genome:
- a CDS encoding phosphoribulokinase, which translates to MLGIAGDSGAGKTTISAGIARLLGVERTTNICVDDYHKYDRKQRKELGITPLNPECNYMDIMEQHVRLLSEGEPILKPVYNHSTGTFDPPVYIPAPRAVEEEGRLIPRVVILEGLLTLFSPALRSRYHLTVYLDPEEELRREWKVKRDVAKRGYTPEEVLADIERRMPDSRAFIWPQKEHADILVRFYRPAGYDPENPSTLNVRITLKHTLPRLDLSEVLHSAYEDEALIRLEARKEADILDITGNVTPERAQAFERIIWDHLGHHAEHFDPSLVGTFWDKAGQSYPLALTQLIIAYYLVKMRELAIERGHLRVA; encoded by the coding sequence TCTGCGGGGATCGCCCGGCTCTTGGGGGTGGAGCGCACCACCAACATCTGCGTGGACGACTACCACAAGTACGACCGCAAGCAGCGCAAGGAGCTGGGCATCACCCCCTTGAACCCGGAGTGCAACTACATGGACATCATGGAGCAGCACGTGAGGCTTCTTTCCGAGGGGGAACCCATCCTGAAGCCGGTGTACAACCACTCCACGGGCACCTTTGACCCGCCGGTCTACATCCCTGCCCCCCGGGCGGTGGAGGAGGAGGGCAGGCTCATTCCCCGGGTGGTGATCCTGGAAGGGCTCCTTACCCTTTTTTCCCCGGCCTTGAGGAGCCGCTACCACCTCACCGTGTACCTGGACCCCGAGGAGGAACTCAGGCGGGAATGGAAGGTGAAGCGGGATGTGGCCAAGCGTGGCTACACCCCGGAGGAGGTGCTGGCGGACATCGAAAGGCGCATGCCCGACTCCCGGGCCTTTATCTGGCCGCAGAAGGAGCATGCGGACATCCTCGTGCGCTTTTACCGGCCCGCCGGCTACGATCCGGAAAACCCCAGTACCCTGAACGTAAGGATCACCCTCAAGCACACCCTGCCCCGCCTGGACCTTTCCGAGGTGCTCCACTCCGCCTACGAGGACGAGGCCCTGATCCGCCTGGAAGCCCGGAAGGAGGCGGACATCCTGGACATCACGGGCAACGTGACCCCTGAAAGAGCCCAGGCCTTTGAACGCATCATCTGGGACCATCTGGGCCACCATGCTGAGCACTTTGACCCCAGCCTGGTGGGTACCTTCTGGGATAAGGCGGGGCAGAGCTATCCCCTGGCCCTGACCCAGCTCATCATCGCCTATTATCTGGTTAAGATGCGGGAGCTGGCCATCGAGCGGGGGCACCTGCGGGTGGCCTAG